In the genome of Drosophila subpulchrella strain 33 F10 #4 breed RU33 chromosome 2L, RU_Dsub_v1.1 Primary Assembly, whole genome shotgun sequence, one region contains:
- the LOC119548759 gene encoding pneumococcal serine-rich repeat protein isoform X8 encodes MEVATTSNHSQSHHHHHNHHLQPSGGSGGSRSPFQREVREWQRIDPNTGALFSGRLEAGRWINGPLNSYGKISDSQNISQPNGTQHTQRKQLEVLKARTANGAVQVIRTQTVQKSSSSWSSSASTTTTSTTHLRTSNSNGQDPPLMPTILSPTDQGVDICELSDDCSLSGSDAGIVRTASASAVTSSSATASASTSASALSRELIDDHVDFVVINGGASDQEDAADEHLQKGGHNLLPDTAPSLKLSNLMKSSSSISSQSSNNSNLTTAAQASNTHRSTGKISLHAIVGPESSSSSLSSSSLSAVWAKQADLYGQLPGGVGGSGGAGAGDADVAVAPPTQLRDLESFRHYNDDDDDLRLTARHQRRQQVSQSVYAPPVPSIGSSLLQRSRSISTDDLSNDWEREDAAEQPVGEWRRVSKLRRSFQSQDHYKSPGPSTRPRPLDLPGNSVSVARLRAELENGRRLHTAMRNNHVDLAALDNILNTPSAKPTVAKRNTFLTAESLQEIRGKLKKLSDESLYKEDFLAYHQKKPVAVREISVEQVDPSPPAQPTPSAFRPVHNTHSLESRQRQKDTSSSEWHLRRKSYGFEKMSPPEDKSIFRVDASTDSGLGRSGEQLGNWSPTERERERNERNATAAHQHGGTIVHFGRSLKPAIPSSSASPTDGELSKRHSIAVEETWRDVRKTSQVHVNGGTAVSSHSNTTSHLHKGSAQKRVEFCKTEVHFAAESGRVNIVETDGKPPPTQNFRRRRRSTTASGPLQSLVKSASAGCSGGGTTTQTSEVTHFGDPVDRRKTIATSTVAYRATLMDPPEVVSQPISSSSSSTTSSTQVTVTTVDKPVREPRYSLIESTSRNSYTSTSGVDTTDNETDELSSIRGILKNKPVKPKPYHLGENIESADVLWSVPAMKMDRESPSARDSGTISDSPVSPKSVAERIRIVEQRQQLKQPSPGGNGYSTKINVSLGSEDWTEPDLPKSNVMNISLHAPRIEKPKAAPPTLRIGQLIPVAKPRTLFIQPQVQTQNIVDNGDESGSESLKIVKEARGARKLREHELSYFGVQQKQQQQTKLSTTTTNPRRTLPSRSKMDHSDETKDSSNTHAHTHTNTTTTTKWQLLNDRPDLLRHSSPQQNDNGPTNDYDQDDGDLDEDEEHCYENIATELTTTFRVKSPSRSPDRSRSPGSYERKTDLQRDAQILSEMTRNADQTLKALSDEAAIKDQRRRSCSLQRRSAKPLETIDEKVKAYPQSMGVARGTFASEARRNSRQSTPSPSRARSSSQSSIECCPRDRSRSSSRESMTHGGGSSDDQVANKQRAERLRMRTPKREKSRHEPIEVRINRHSSKPRSGSGATAAGSSSLESKRSSHHSRHSREVDHSTETKTSSSSRLMRSSRVADDSRPRQSSHRDREKERDRERSRGTEKHREELTRSRELLVLGLLIMGATQPQRLNKRFRSLQSL; translated from the exons ATGGAAGTGGCCACAACAAGCAATCACAGCCAgagccatcatcatcatcataacCATCATCTGCAGCCTTCGGGTGGCTCGGGGGGCTCGCGGTCCCCCTTCCAGAGGGAGGTGCGTGAATGGCAACGCATCGATCCCAATACCGGGGCCCTCTTCAGCGGACGCTTGGAGGCAGGCCGCTGGATAAATGGACCGCTGAACAGCTACGGCAAG ATATCCGACTCCCAAAACATCTCACAGCCGAACGGCACACAGCACACGCAGCGCAAACAGTTGGAGGTGCTGAAGGCCCGCACCGCCAACGGCGCCGTGCAGGTGATCCGCACCCAGACAGTACAAAAGAGCTCGTCCTCGTGGTCCTCCTCCGCATCCACCACAACCACATCCACCACCCACCTCCGCACGAGTAACAGCAATGGCCAAGATCCCCCCCTCATGCCCACTATCCTGTCCCCAACCGACCAGGGTGTTGACATTTGCGAACTTAGCGACGACTGCAGCCTCAGTGGCAGCGATGCTGGCATCGTTCGtaccgcatccgcatccgcagtCACATCCTCATCCGCCACTGCCTCCGCCtccacatccgcatccgcacTGAGCCGGGAGCTCATCGACGATCATGTTGATTTTGTTGTGATTAATGGCGGCGCGAGCGATCAAGAGGACGCTGCCGACGAGCATTTGCAAAAAGGCGGCCACAATTTGTTACCCGATACGGCGCCGAGTCTTAAATTGAGCAATCTAATG AAAAGCAGTTCGAGCATTTCCAGCCAGAGCAGCAACAATTCGAACTTAACAACTGCAGCTCAGGCGAGCAACACCCACAGAAGTACGGGCAAAATAAGCCTACATGCAATTGTGGGACCagaatcatcatcatcatcattatcatcatcGTCATTGTCAGCGGTTTGGGCCAAGCAGGCTGACTTATATGGCCAACTCCCAGGCGGCGTGGGTGGTTctggtggtgctggtgctggtgatGCTGACGTAGCCGTGGCCCCGCCAACGCAACTTCGTGATTTGGAAAGTTTCCGGCATTATAACGATGACGACGACGATCTGCG ACTCACCGCTCGTCACCAGCGCCGTCAGCAGGTGTCCCAGTCGGTCTACGCCCCTCCAGTGCCCTCGATAGGATCCAGTTTGCTCCAGCGCTCCCGCTCCATTTCCACGGATGATCTCAGCAACGACTGGGAGCGAGAGGACGCCGCCGAGCAGCCGGTGGGCGAGTGGCGCAGGGTCAGCAAGCTGCGTCGCTCCTTCCAGTCGCAGGATCACTACAAGAGTCCGGGCCCCTCGACTCGACCTCGGCCCCTGGATCTGCCGGGAAACTCGGTGAGCGTGGCCCGTTTGCGGGCGGAACTGGAGAACGGACGTCGCCTGCACACGGCCATGCGGAACAATCACGTGGACCTGGCCGCCCTAGACAACATATTGAACACGCCGTCGGCCAAGCCCACAGTGGCCAAGAGGAACACCTTCCTCACCGCCGAGTCTCTGCAGGAGATACGCGGCAAGCTGAAGAAGCTCTCGGACGAAAGTCTCTACAAGGAGGACTTCCTGGCCTACCACCAGAAGAAGCCAGTGGCGGTGCGGGAGATCAGCGTGGAGCAGGTAGACCCCTCGCCACCGGCTCAGCCGACCCCATCGGCCTTTCGACCAGTCCATAACACCCACAGCCTGGAGTCCCGCCAGCGGCAGAAGGACACCAGTTCCAGCGAGTGGCACTTGCGGCGCAAGTCCTACGGCTTCGAGAAGATGTCGCCGCCCGAGGATAAGAGCATCTTCCGGGTGGATGCATCCACGGATAGTGGCCTGGGCAGATCCGGTGAACAGCTGGGCAACTGGTCGCCCACCGAAAGGGAGCGGGAGCGGAACGAAAGGAATGCGACAGCGGCACACCAGCACGGTGGAACCATCGTGCACTTTGGCCGGTCCCTGAAACCCGCTATCCCATCATCATCGGCCAGTCCCACAGATGGAGAGCTGAGCAAGCGGCATTCGATAGCCGTGGAGGAGACCTGGCGCGACGTCCGCAAAACATCGCAGGTGCATGTGAACGGAGGAACCGCCGTCTCCAGCCACTCCAACACCACCAGCCACCTGCACAAGGGCAGCGCCCAGAAGCGAGTGGAGTTTTGCAAGACGGAGGTGCACTTTGCCGCCGAATCGGGTCGCGTTAATATCGTGGAGACCGATGGCAAGCCGCCGCCCACGCAAAACTTTCGCCGACGCCGCCGCTCCACAACCGCCAGCGGTCCGCTCCAGAGTCTGGTTAAGTCAGCCAGTGCCGGTTGTTCCGGCGGTGGCACCACCACGCAGACCAGCGAGGTGACCCACTTTGGCGACCCCGTGGATCGTCGCAAGACGATAGCCACCAGCACCGTGGCCTACCGAGCCACACTCATGGATCCGCCGGAGGTGGTTAGCCAACCG ATATCCAGTAGCAGTAGCAGCACCACGAGCAGCACCCAAGTGACGGTTACCACAGTGGACAAGCCGGTGCGTGAACCACGATACAGTCTGATCGAGTCCACTTCCCGGAACAGCTACACCTCCACCAGTGGGGTGGATACCACGGACAACGAGACCGATGAGCTGTCCAGTATTCGGGGGATCCTGAAGAACAAACCAGTAAAGCCGAAGCCCTACCACCTGGGCGAAAACATCGAAAGCGCCGATGTCCTGTGGAGTGTGCCGGCCATGAAAATGGATCGGGAAAGCCCCTCAGCTAGGGATAGTG GAACCATCAGTGACTCACCCGTTAGCCCCAAGTCGGTGGCCGAAAGGATTCGCATCGTGGAGCAGCGCCAACAGCTGAAGCAACCCTCGCCGGGCGGCAATGGATATTCCACCAAGATCAACGTGAGCCTGGGCTCCGAGGATTGGACAGAACCAG ATCTTCCCAAGTCCAATGTGATGAACATATCGCTCCATGCTCCCCGAATCGAGAAGCCCAAGGCCGCGCCCCCAACCCTTCGAATTGGCCAGCTTATTCCCGTTGCCAAGCCAAGGACACTGTTCATTCAGCCGCAAGTCCAAACGCAGAACATCGTTGATAATGGCGATGAATCGGGCAGCGAGTCCTTGAAGATTGTAAAAGAGGCACGCGGTGCTCGCAAGCTGCGTGAACATGAACTCTCCTACTTTGGAGTGCaacagaagcagcagcagcagaccaAACTCTCGACCACCACCACGAACCCCAGAAGGACACTGCCCAGCCGCAGCAAAATGGACCACAGTGATGAGACCAAGGACAGCAGTAACACCCACGCCCACACCCACACCAACACCACGACCACTACCAAGTGGCAACTGCTCAACGATCGACCCGACCTGCTGAGGCACAGCAGTCCCCAGCAGAACGACAATGGACCGACCAACGACTACGACCAGGATGATGGCGACCTCGATGAGGACGAGGAGCACTGCTACGAGAACATTGCTACCGAGCTGACCACGACCTTCAGGGTAAAATCGCCCTCGCGTTCCCCGGACCGATCCCGATCGCCAGGCAGCTACGAGCGGAAGACCGACCTGCAGAGGGACGCTCAGATCCTGAGCGAAATGACCCGCAACGCTGATCAGACTTTGAAG GCTCTCTCCGATGAGGCAGCCATCAAGGATCAGCGGCGCAGATCCTGTTCCCTGCAGCGTCGCAGCGCCAAGCCCCTGGAAACCATTGACGAGAAGGTGAAGGCTTACCCCCAATCGATGGGCGTGGCCCGCGGCACCTTCGCCTCGGAGGCACGTCGCAACTCCCGGCAGTCCACTCCGTCGCCATCGAGGGCACGCAGCTCATCCCAGTCGTCCATCGAGTGCTGTCCGCGTGATCGATCGCGCTCTAGCTCGCGGGAGTCAATGACCCACGGCGGTGGGTCCTCCGATGACCAGGTGGCCAACAAACAGCGAGCCGAGCGTCTGCGCATGCGCACCCCCAAGCGAGAGAAATCGCGCCACGAACCAATCGAAGTTCGAATCAACCGGCACAGCAGTAAGCCAAGGAGCGGTTCGGGTGCCACTGCAGCAGGATCATCTTCCCTGGAGTCCAAGCGGAGCTCACATCACAGTCGCCACAGCCGGGAGGTGGATCACTCCACCGAGACCAAGACCTCCTCTTCCAGCCGCTTGATGAGATCTTCCCGGGTGGCGGACGACAGCCGTCCGAGACAGAGCAGCCATCGGGATCGGGAGAAGGAACGCGATCGGGAACGCTCCCGAGGAACCGAAAAGCACCGCGAAGAACTCACACGATCCAGGG AACTTCTTGTTTTGGGCTTGCTCATTATGGGTGCCACACAGCCGCAGAGGCTGAACAAACGTTTTAG GTCACTCCAGTCGCTCTAG
- the LOC119548759 gene encoding pneumococcal serine-rich repeat protein isoform X2, producing MEVATTSNHSQSHHHHHNHHLQPSGGSGGSRSPFQREVREWQRIDPNTGALFSGRLEAGRWINGPLNSYGKISDSQNISQPNGTQHTQRKQLEVLKARTANGAVQVIRTQTVQKSSSSWSSSASTTTTSTTHLRTSNSNGQDPPLMPTILSPTDQGVDICELSDDCSLSGSDAGIVRTASASAVTSSSATASASTSASALSRELIDDHVDFVVINGGASDQEDAADEHLQKGGHNLLPDTAPSLKLSNLMKSSSSISSQSSNNSNLTTAAQASNTHRSTGKISLHAIVGPESSSSSLSSSSLSAVWAKQADLYGQLPGGVGGSGGAGAGDADVAVAPPTQLRDLESFRHYNDDDDDLRLTARHQRRQQVSQSVYAPPVPSIGSSLLQRSRSISTDDLSNDWEREDAAEQPVGEWRRVSKLRRSFQSQDHYKSPGPSTRPRPLDLPGNSVSVARLRAELENGRRLHTAMRNNHVDLAALDNILNTPSAKPTVAKRNTFLTAESLQEIRGKLKKLSDESLYKEDFLAYHQKKPVAVREISVEQVDPSPPAQPTPSAFRPVHNTHSLESRQRQKDTSSSEWHLRRKSYGFEKMSPPEDKSIFRVDASTDSGLGRSGEQLGNWSPTERERERNERNATAAHQHGGTIVHFGRSLKPAIPSSSASPTDGELSKRHSIAVEETWRDVRKTSQVHVNGGTAVSSHSNTTSHLHKGSAQKRVEFCKTEVHFAAESGRVNIVETDGKPPPTQNFRRRRRSTTASGPLQSLVKSASAGCSGGGTTTQTSEVTHFGDPVDRRKTIATSTVAYRATLMDPPEVVSQPISSSSSSTTSSTQVTVTTVDKPVREPRYSLIESTSRNSYTSTSGVDTTDNETDELSSIRGILKNKPVKPKPYHLGENIESADVLWSVPAMKMDRESPSARDSGTISDSPVSPKSVAERIRIVEQRQQLKQPSPGGNGYSTKINVSLGSEDWTEPGTAMHHHPSPSSKYRQYRRPSAQELLLEDLRQHQRILDEGLKSTSLIMRTMRSASEFDEAMRRLSIASIESALVQPTIVVPTPMLRSHSYQEQGSGSYSPTRRPSTVSTTSITSSDLFGSALYDSLPRTPLAPPRLKLLGNTQIPVSQQLTQLRRLYDAAEQDPEDSADEEVKRYFRDSNSDSGGGTQGSSSPDQQPTESFKGSEYSSSWSRLKAKRTIWKIEAQDQMIQRADLPKSNVMNISLHAPRIEKPKAAPPTLRIGQLIPVAKPRTLFIQPQVQTQNIVDNGDESGSESLKIVKEARGARKLREHELSYFGVQQKQQQQTKLSTTTTNPRRTLPSRSKMDHSDETKDSSNTHAHTHTNTTTTTKWQLLNDRPDLLRHSSPQQNDNGPTNDYDQDDGDLDEDEEHCYENIATELTTTFRVKSPSRSPDRSRSPGSYERKTDLQRDAQILSEMTRNADQTLKALSDEAAIKDQRRRSCSLQRRSAKPLETIDEKVKAYPQSMGVARGTFASEARRNSRQSTPSPSRARSSSQSSIECCPRDRSRSSSRESMTHGGGSSDDQVANKQRAERLRMRTPKREKSRHEPIEVRINRHSSKPRSGSGATAAGSSSLESKRSSHHSRHSREVDHSTETKTSSSSRLMRSSRVADDSRPRQSSHRDREKERDRERSRGTEKHREELTRSRGHSSRSRHSEHPSSGTRESSRPSKTRSSRSSHDSTTAHKKSSATGTSTTASSKSSKTTTHKPSASASTTATAPTTSHHELTHGKSTLNGHQHHQHQHSSSGKHQGSGHGHREQPHHVHSLTTSSIANSRHQRDRHGKDRK from the exons ATGGAAGTGGCCACAACAAGCAATCACAGCCAgagccatcatcatcatcataacCATCATCTGCAGCCTTCGGGTGGCTCGGGGGGCTCGCGGTCCCCCTTCCAGAGGGAGGTGCGTGAATGGCAACGCATCGATCCCAATACCGGGGCCCTCTTCAGCGGACGCTTGGAGGCAGGCCGCTGGATAAATGGACCGCTGAACAGCTACGGCAAG ATATCCGACTCCCAAAACATCTCACAGCCGAACGGCACACAGCACACGCAGCGCAAACAGTTGGAGGTGCTGAAGGCCCGCACCGCCAACGGCGCCGTGCAGGTGATCCGCACCCAGACAGTACAAAAGAGCTCGTCCTCGTGGTCCTCCTCCGCATCCACCACAACCACATCCACCACCCACCTCCGCACGAGTAACAGCAATGGCCAAGATCCCCCCCTCATGCCCACTATCCTGTCCCCAACCGACCAGGGTGTTGACATTTGCGAACTTAGCGACGACTGCAGCCTCAGTGGCAGCGATGCTGGCATCGTTCGtaccgcatccgcatccgcagtCACATCCTCATCCGCCACTGCCTCCGCCtccacatccgcatccgcacTGAGCCGGGAGCTCATCGACGATCATGTTGATTTTGTTGTGATTAATGGCGGCGCGAGCGATCAAGAGGACGCTGCCGACGAGCATTTGCAAAAAGGCGGCCACAATTTGTTACCCGATACGGCGCCGAGTCTTAAATTGAGCAATCTAATG AAAAGCAGTTCGAGCATTTCCAGCCAGAGCAGCAACAATTCGAACTTAACAACTGCAGCTCAGGCGAGCAACACCCACAGAAGTACGGGCAAAATAAGCCTACATGCAATTGTGGGACCagaatcatcatcatcatcattatcatcatcGTCATTGTCAGCGGTTTGGGCCAAGCAGGCTGACTTATATGGCCAACTCCCAGGCGGCGTGGGTGGTTctggtggtgctggtgctggtgatGCTGACGTAGCCGTGGCCCCGCCAACGCAACTTCGTGATTTGGAAAGTTTCCGGCATTATAACGATGACGACGACGATCTGCG ACTCACCGCTCGTCACCAGCGCCGTCAGCAGGTGTCCCAGTCGGTCTACGCCCCTCCAGTGCCCTCGATAGGATCCAGTTTGCTCCAGCGCTCCCGCTCCATTTCCACGGATGATCTCAGCAACGACTGGGAGCGAGAGGACGCCGCCGAGCAGCCGGTGGGCGAGTGGCGCAGGGTCAGCAAGCTGCGTCGCTCCTTCCAGTCGCAGGATCACTACAAGAGTCCGGGCCCCTCGACTCGACCTCGGCCCCTGGATCTGCCGGGAAACTCGGTGAGCGTGGCCCGTTTGCGGGCGGAACTGGAGAACGGACGTCGCCTGCACACGGCCATGCGGAACAATCACGTGGACCTGGCCGCCCTAGACAACATATTGAACACGCCGTCGGCCAAGCCCACAGTGGCCAAGAGGAACACCTTCCTCACCGCCGAGTCTCTGCAGGAGATACGCGGCAAGCTGAAGAAGCTCTCGGACGAAAGTCTCTACAAGGAGGACTTCCTGGCCTACCACCAGAAGAAGCCAGTGGCGGTGCGGGAGATCAGCGTGGAGCAGGTAGACCCCTCGCCACCGGCTCAGCCGACCCCATCGGCCTTTCGACCAGTCCATAACACCCACAGCCTGGAGTCCCGCCAGCGGCAGAAGGACACCAGTTCCAGCGAGTGGCACTTGCGGCGCAAGTCCTACGGCTTCGAGAAGATGTCGCCGCCCGAGGATAAGAGCATCTTCCGGGTGGATGCATCCACGGATAGTGGCCTGGGCAGATCCGGTGAACAGCTGGGCAACTGGTCGCCCACCGAAAGGGAGCGGGAGCGGAACGAAAGGAATGCGACAGCGGCACACCAGCACGGTGGAACCATCGTGCACTTTGGCCGGTCCCTGAAACCCGCTATCCCATCATCATCGGCCAGTCCCACAGATGGAGAGCTGAGCAAGCGGCATTCGATAGCCGTGGAGGAGACCTGGCGCGACGTCCGCAAAACATCGCAGGTGCATGTGAACGGAGGAACCGCCGTCTCCAGCCACTCCAACACCACCAGCCACCTGCACAAGGGCAGCGCCCAGAAGCGAGTGGAGTTTTGCAAGACGGAGGTGCACTTTGCCGCCGAATCGGGTCGCGTTAATATCGTGGAGACCGATGGCAAGCCGCCGCCCACGCAAAACTTTCGCCGACGCCGCCGCTCCACAACCGCCAGCGGTCCGCTCCAGAGTCTGGTTAAGTCAGCCAGTGCCGGTTGTTCCGGCGGTGGCACCACCACGCAGACCAGCGAGGTGACCCACTTTGGCGACCCCGTGGATCGTCGCAAGACGATAGCCACCAGCACCGTGGCCTACCGAGCCACACTCATGGATCCGCCGGAGGTGGTTAGCCAACCG ATATCCAGTAGCAGTAGCAGCACCACGAGCAGCACCCAAGTGACGGTTACCACAGTGGACAAGCCGGTGCGTGAACCACGATACAGTCTGATCGAGTCCACTTCCCGGAACAGCTACACCTCCACCAGTGGGGTGGATACCACGGACAACGAGACCGATGAGCTGTCCAGTATTCGGGGGATCCTGAAGAACAAACCAGTAAAGCCGAAGCCCTACCACCTGGGCGAAAACATCGAAAGCGCCGATGTCCTGTGGAGTGTGCCGGCCATGAAAATGGATCGGGAAAGCCCCTCAGCTAGGGATAGTG GAACCATCAGTGACTCACCCGTTAGCCCCAAGTCGGTGGCCGAAAGGATTCGCATCGTGGAGCAGCGCCAACAGCTGAAGCAACCCTCGCCGGGCGGCAATGGATATTCCACCAAGATCAACGTGAGCCTGGGCTCCGAGGATTGGACAGAACCAG GCACCGCCATGCATCATCATCCCAGTCCCAGCTCGAAATACCGCCAGTACCGACGTCCCAGTGCCCAGGAGCTGTTGCTGGAGGATCTGCGCCAGCATCAGCGCATCCTGGACGAGGGTCTGAAGTCCACCTCGCTGATCATGAGGACCATGCGATCGGCCAGCGAGTTCGATGAGGCCATGCGTCGCTTGAGCATAGCTTCGATTGAGTCCGCTCTGGTGCAACCCACGATTGTGGTGCCCACGCCCATGTTGCGATCGCACAGCTACCAGGAGCAAGGGTCGGGGTCCTACTCCCCCACGCGGCGTCCCTCCACCGTGTCCACCACATCCATAACGAGCAGCGATCTCTTCGGCAGTGCCTTGTACGACTCCCTGCCCCGGACTCCGCTGGCCCCTCCACGCCTCAAGCTGCTGGGGAACACCCAAATCCCGGTCAGCCAGCAGTTGACCCAGCTCCGGAGGCTCTACGATGCCGCCGAGCAGGATCCGGAAGACAGTGCCGACGAGGAGGTGAAGCGGTACTTCCGGGACAGCAACAGTGACAGCGGGGGAGGAACCCAAGGGAGCTCCTCGCCAGACCAGCAGCCAACGGAGTCCTTCAAGGGCAGCGAGTACTCCAGCAGTTGGAGTCGCCTCAAGGCCAAGCGAACAATCTGGAAAATCGAGGCACAAGATCAAATGATTCAGCGAGCAG ATCTTCCCAAGTCCAATGTGATGAACATATCGCTCCATGCTCCCCGAATCGAGAAGCCCAAGGCCGCGCCCCCAACCCTTCGAATTGGCCAGCTTATTCCCGTTGCCAAGCCAAGGACACTGTTCATTCAGCCGCAAGTCCAAACGCAGAACATCGTTGATAATGGCGATGAATCGGGCAGCGAGTCCTTGAAGATTGTAAAAGAGGCACGCGGTGCTCGCAAGCTGCGTGAACATGAACTCTCCTACTTTGGAGTGCaacagaagcagcagcagcagaccaAACTCTCGACCACCACCACGAACCCCAGAAGGACACTGCCCAGCCGCAGCAAAATGGACCACAGTGATGAGACCAAGGACAGCAGTAACACCCACGCCCACACCCACACCAACACCACGACCACTACCAAGTGGCAACTGCTCAACGATCGACCCGACCTGCTGAGGCACAGCAGTCCCCAGCAGAACGACAATGGACCGACCAACGACTACGACCAGGATGATGGCGACCTCGATGAGGACGAGGAGCACTGCTACGAGAACATTGCTACCGAGCTGACCACGACCTTCAGGGTAAAATCGCCCTCGCGTTCCCCGGACCGATCCCGATCGCCAGGCAGCTACGAGCGGAAGACCGACCTGCAGAGGGACGCTCAGATCCTGAGCGAAATGACCCGCAACGCTGATCAGACTTTGAAG GCTCTCTCCGATGAGGCAGCCATCAAGGATCAGCGGCGCAGATCCTGTTCCCTGCAGCGTCGCAGCGCCAAGCCCCTGGAAACCATTGACGAGAAGGTGAAGGCTTACCCCCAATCGATGGGCGTGGCCCGCGGCACCTTCGCCTCGGAGGCACGTCGCAACTCCCGGCAGTCCACTCCGTCGCCATCGAGGGCACGCAGCTCATCCCAGTCGTCCATCGAGTGCTGTCCGCGTGATCGATCGCGCTCTAGCTCGCGGGAGTCAATGACCCACGGCGGTGGGTCCTCCGATGACCAGGTGGCCAACAAACAGCGAGCCGAGCGTCTGCGCATGCGCACCCCCAAGCGAGAGAAATCGCGCCACGAACCAATCGAAGTTCGAATCAACCGGCACAGCAGTAAGCCAAGGAGCGGTTCGGGTGCCACTGCAGCAGGATCATCTTCCCTGGAGTCCAAGCGGAGCTCACATCACAGTCGCCACAGCCGGGAGGTGGATCACTCCACCGAGACCAAGACCTCCTCTTCCAGCCGCTTGATGAGATCTTCCCGGGTGGCGGACGACAGCCGTCCGAGACAGAGCAGCCATCGGGATCGGGAGAAGGAACGCGATCGGGAACGCTCCCGAGGAACCGAAAAGCACCGCGAAGAACTCACACGATCCAGGG GTCACTCCAGTCGCTCTAGGCACAGTGAGCACCCGTCGTCGGGAACCCGGGAGAGCAGTCGGCCAAGTAAGACGAGATCGAGTCGCAGTAGCCACGACTCAACGACGGCACACAAAAAGTCCTCAGCGACAGGCACGAGCACAACAGCCAGTTCGAAATCATCGAAAACCACAACGCATAAACCATCCGCATCAGCCAGCACCACAGCAACAGCACCAACCACATCGCACCACGAACTGAC ACACGGTAAAAGCACACTGAATGGACACCAACatcaccagcaccagcacagcagcagcggcaagCATCAAGGATCTGGACATGGTCATCGGGAGCAGCCACATCACGTGCACAGCCTGACCACTTCGTCGATTGCGAACAGCAGACATCAGCGCGATCGCCACGGCAAGGATAGGAAGTAG